GCGGGGCCGTTCGGGCAGGGTAGACCGCATCCTCGGAGAGTTTCGCGACCCCGAGGACCTCGCCTACGGGGGCGACGGCCTGCCGGAGAAGCCGCTCTACCGGGTGGCGTTCGAGCAGCGGGAGCTGTGGCCGGACTACGGGGGCGCGTCCGGTGACCTGCTGTACGCGGACATTTACGAAGACTGGCTGGAGAGAACATGACCGGACACGATCACCCGCACCCCGAACTCCCGGCGTCTCCCTACGCTGTCCGCATCCGGGCGATAGAGCAACTGCTGATAGAGCGCGGCGTTCTCACCCGGGCGGAGGTTCGGGCTCAGATCTCCTACATGGAGGCTCGCTCCCCGGAGAACGGCGCGAGGCTGGTAGCGCGGGCCTGGGTTGATGAAGGCTTCAAGGCGCGGCTTCTGGAAGATACCAAGAAGGCCGCGCTGGAGCTTGGCATAGACGCAACGGGTCCCGTCGAGTTTCTCGTCGTCGAAAACACCCCGCAGGTTCACAACCTTATCGTCTGCACGCTCTGCTCCTGTTACCCGAGGGCGATCCTCGGTCGTCCGCCCGACTGGTACAAGAGCCTCGACTACCGTTCGAGGGCGGTGAGGGAGCCTCGCGCCGTGATGCGCGAGTTCGGCTTCGAGGTGCCCGAGGACATCGAAGTCCGCGTTCACGACTCGACCGCCGACCTGCGCTATATGGTCCTTCCGATGCGCCCCGAAGGCACCAAGGGCATGAGCGAGACGGGGCTTGCGGGCCTCGTCCGGCGGGATGACCTGATCGGGGCCACGATCCCCCTCTCGCCCGCAAAAGCCTGATCCGGGCCTGACAGTTCTCTAGGAGCCGGTGGTGCGGCGACCGGCTCGTTGTTTTTCCCGGGCCGGTCGCCGGGTGTCGGAACCACTTGCCTCCGTTCCGCCAAGAGGGAGAGGACCCTGATGTACGCCTCGCACGAAGAGGGGCAGATCCCGACCATCGCCCCAGAGGAGCAGGACCGCGAGAAGACCGTAAATCGGGAGGTGCCCGACAAGCTCCGGCCAGGCGAAAACGGTCAGCGTCAGGTTCACCGGTACAAGGGCGATCAGGGCTATTTCCCTCGGAAAGATCCCAAGCAACAGGAACAGCCCGACCCCAAGCTCTACGGAGCCTGCCATCAGGACAAAGACCTCGTCCGAGATCGGCAACCCCAGTGCCTCGACGAAGTTGAGCGGGTTCGACTCCAGAAAGGACAGCCCGAGCGGGATGTTGGCAAACTTCTCGGTGAAGGCCACGACCACGAAGCTCGCCCCGACGCCTGCCCGGGCGGCCGGTATCGCGTAGCGGGCGAGCCTCTCCGGGGGTTCGAAACGCGGCAGCAGCAGCCGGTCAACCGAGAACGGTCCCCGCCCGGCAAAAAAGAAGAACGCCGCGAAACCGAGGTAGAGTACGTTGTCGAGCATCGCCTCGAAGCCTACGAGAAAGACCCCCGAGACCCACAGCCCCGCAAGCCCGACCGCCGCGACCCGCGTCAATGCCCCGTAGAAAAGCGAGAGTGCGACGAAGGTCTCGGCGAACCCGAGAAAGTTGGCCCCCACCCCCGGCAGGTCGTTGTCTACGGAGAAAAGCGTGCCCTGAACCCCGTTCACGAGAAGCGGCACCGCGATGTGTACGCCGAGGATAAGCGGAACCAGCGAGTAAAAGAAAGTCCACCGGTTCTCGAGGGCACCGAAGCTCTCCGGACCGGGCACGAAGCCGCGACCGCGCCCGAGGTAGAAGACACCCGTAACCGTCGTAGCCAGCAGCACGGCCCCGACAAGGAGCAGCGGCAGCGGCTGGAAGAACAGATCCCACCTGAGGGGAAAGGGCTCCGCATTCTCAAACCACTTTACGTGGGCGAGGGCAGGGCTTGCAGCAGTGAGGCCCGAGACCACCGCCGCGACGAAAACCCCGATAACGACCGCAACCTTCGACATCCTCAAAGTACCCGCCCCCTAGACGACGATCCCACCCCCGGCTTTCCGGCGCGAGGCTCGAATATTCAGCCACATCCTACTACGCCCCCGGAAAAGGCCGGCTCCGCGACAACCAACCCTGCACCGGGAGCTTCGACCCGGGTGCGCCGTCTCACCTGCGGGTCGGTCTAGACCTTCTGCACCTCTTCCTCCCGTTCGTTGGCGGCGAGGACTTTCTCGAGGAGGTTCTGGGGGACTTCTTCGTAGTGGCCGAACTCGACGTGGAAGTTGGCCCGGCCTCCGGTTATGGAGCGCAGGTCCCGGGCGTAGGTGAGCATCTCCACCTGCGGGACTTCGGCCTGAACAACCTGTCTTTCGCCTCTTTGCTCCATCCCCATCGGCCTGCCGCGTCTGCCGGAGAGATCTCCCATTATGTCCCCGACAAGCTCCGTCGGGGCAAGGACCTCGACCTTCACAAACGGCTCTAGAAGAACCGGTCCGGCCTGTTCGCAGGCGTTCTTGAAGGCGAGGCTGCCCGCTATCTTGAACGCCGCTTCGGATGAGTCTACGGAGTGGTACGCGCCGTCGTGGAGTCGGACCTTCACGTCCACTACGGGGTAGCCGGCGATGGGACCGGCCTCCATCGCCTCGACGACGCCCTTCTCGACGGCGGGGATAAACTGGCGGGGGATCGCCCCCCCGACGACCGCGTCCTCGAACTCAAAGCCCTCGCCCCTCCCCAGCGGCTCTACGTCTATCCTTGCGTCGCCGAACTGACCGCGACCGCCGGACTGCTTTTTGTGGCGGCCCTGCGCGCTCGCCGCAGCCGAGATCGTCTCCATAAACGGGACCTTCGGGGCCTTTGCCTCGACCTCGACGTTGTAACGGTTCGATATGCGCTCCAACGCAAGCTCTATGT
This sequence is a window from Rubrobacter indicoceani. Protein-coding genes within it:
- a CDS encoding SH3-like domain-containing protein; translation: MRFSPGESVVVLDLKRPGHVRTPSYLRGRSGRVDRILGEFRDPEDLAYGGDGLPEKPLYRVAFEQRELWPDYGGASGDLLYADIYEDWLERT
- the nthA gene encoding nitrile hydratase subunit alpha; translated protein: MTGHDHPHPELPASPYAVRIRAIEQLLIERGVLTRAEVRAQISYMEARSPENGARLVARAWVDEGFKARLLEDTKKAALELGIDATGPVEFLVVENTPQVHNLIVCTLCSCYPRAILGRPPDWYKSLDYRSRAVREPRAVMREFGFEVPEDIEVRVHDSTADLRYMVLPMRPEGTKGMSETGLAGLVRRDDLIGATIPLSPAKA
- a CDS encoding DoxX family membrane protein is translated as MSKVAVVIGVFVAAVVSGLTAASPALAHVKWFENAEPFPLRWDLFFQPLPLLLVGAVLLATTVTGVFYLGRGRGFVPGPESFGALENRWTFFYSLVPLILGVHIAVPLLVNGVQGTLFSVDNDLPGVGANFLGFAETFVALSLFYGALTRVAAVGLAGLWVSGVFLVGFEAMLDNVLYLGFAAFFFFAGRGPFSVDRLLLPRFEPPERLARYAIPAARAGVGASFVVVAFTEKFANIPLGLSFLESNPLNFVEALGLPISDEVFVLMAGSVELGVGLFLLLGIFPREIALIALVPVNLTLTVFAWPELVGHLPIYGLLAVLLLWGDGRDLPLFVRGVHQGPLPLGGTEASGSDTRRPAREKQRAGRRTTGS